One Podospora pseudopauciseta strain CBS 411.78 chromosome 4, whole genome shotgun sequence genomic window, GGTCATGCCGGCGACGGCGCAAATCATGTTGCTACAAACAAAAGCCAGGTTAGCACAACCATAGCCCATGCTGAACGACCAGACATGGCTGTATCGTACTCATTGAGAATGTAGAGCTTCTCAGCCGAAGTGTCCTGTTCGAGCAGCTTGGAGGTGACCTTGCGCTCAGCAGCGAGGACGATGCCATCCTTGGCCAGGATGCCAATGGCTGTGCCGGCGTGAGAAATAGCTTCGAGGGCATATTCGACCTGGTACAGGCGACCgtcgggggagaagatggttgTCTAGACATGGCAGTTAGCCTCGTGGTGTACCCTTGGCCGCGAAGGGAGCTCCCAGCGCAACACCATGGCCCCCCAATATCGGTGGAGCCAAAGACAGCGGGCAGCCAACATACTCGGGAATCGTATCTTCTGGACATGATGGCAGTTGTTTACTGTTGGAGTTGGAAGCGGGGAGGagtgatggcgatgacggcAACAATTGGCCTCTTTCAGGCGCTTGCCGGGAACAATCGtgtggtttgggggtttATGGTAAGTCCAACGGTTGGAACTAAGgctgatggatggatggatgttgcTGCACCTCGCCCTCACCTTCACGTAGCCCCCCCCAGCCTGGGAGCTCTAGGCAAGCGCCCTCACACGCGTAGCTCCTGTTGCTGCCTGACCTGCAAGGCACATGTCCCGCCATCGGGACTTGAACCTGCCAAGCTCCGACTCTCTGCCACTGCTACAAAACCCCACCTGCTGCTTGTCACAAAAAAAAGCGTTACATAACAAGCACAGGCCGATTTCCCGTCCTCCCCAAGCTTCCAAATCCAATCCCTCTCGGCTCTCCCGCTGGCCGTTcgcgcttcttcttcggccATCTCTCCACCCTCGATCAATCTCCTCTTTCCAACCTCCGCAATTCGTCACCCAAAAATCGAGAAACGCGATTGAGTCAACAAACGTGACAACGCCATTGTCGCATACTGACACCTTACAAAGGATTATCTTACTCCGTTATTACGCAGTACTTCGTTTTGCTGGAATCGACCCGTCGCGCCACGCCACTGCGCGCCCgctccatccatccatcatctacttacctacctaccttctGAAGCTTGGACTTGCTAGCTGTGAGGAAAGTTTGggacctcccccctccttcgccgccaaagagaggaagagggaaaTACTACCGTGGGCGCTTTGGTTTCTTCGCGGGATAGCTTCGGGCAGGGCTTATCCTCTTGAATTCTGTTTActttttgttgcttttcAATTCTCTCGCGTCACGTCGGGCAGTCAGATGGCAATCTGGTGGTCATTTTAGTTCCCATGCAAGCGTaaaatacctacctacctgatCGAGTGACCCGCATGCCATCTCATCGCATACCCATCTAGGTAGCCATCTATCTACCTAGCTTTTTGAGCAAACAGTAGCCCACCCACTCGGCAAGCGACAGGAGAGGAGAGCAAGCACGCCCCCATTGCCTGGCTGCTGCCacgcctacctacctactacCTACTGAACCTTCCACCCGTTTACCGTCCGTCTCCCTTTGACGCGACCATGTCTGGTAAGCAGCAACGTGCGCGGCGACTGAACCCTTCGCgcacacccacccccacccccaactcttcttccaagtccaacaggagcagcagcagcagcagtatgGCTCCGCGACGCCGGTCTGCGCGCACCACTCAGACTGCTCTCAAGAACCAGCAACTGACTCTCGACTTAACTTCAGACCCAGAACCCCGCCGCTCCGTCAGAGCGACAAAGGGCCAGCACAAGGCCCACGAACAGCTCGACCAGCTCGTCGAACCGCCAAAGAAGCGAACCGGCGGCtccaagaagggcaagaaggctGCCCCCGAACCCGAAGAaccagaggaggagatcatcCGCTGCGTGTGCGGCGCCACCGAGCAAGATGAGGACTCTGGCGAAGCCTGGATCGCTTGCGACACCTGTACCGCCTGGCAACACAACATCTGCATGGGGGTGAGCCAGTTCGCCGAAGACATACCTAAGAATTATTTCTGCGAACAGTGCAAGCCAGAGAACCACAAGGAGCTGTTGGCCAGCATGGAGAGGGGCGAGAAGCTCTGGGAAACACGGCGCAAGAACTATGAAGAGGAaaagaccaagaagaagaagggcaccaagaagggcaagaagcgAACAAGTGACCTCAAGGAGGAAGCATCGCGGACGCCACAGCagtcaccgccaccacctcctccaccggcacCCGAACctaagaaggaaaaggaaaccAAGGCATCGGGTCAGAAGCGGAAAACCGCCGACGGGGctcaggagaaggagaacaagGTAAGTTTTTCACAGCAACTCTATGCCTTGATCTATGTAAGTCACTAACTCCGGCGgccccctttcccccagaAGCTTCGCAAAGTCACCGAGACACAGTCTGTTCCGGTATCTACACCGGCTTATACCCCTCCTGCCGACCTCCCTTCCAAAGCCACCGAGCTGCCAGACAGTCGGCAGGGTGTGGCTAAGGCGCTCGTGAAGTCTCTTGTGCACTCGCTTGGCGCGGCAGAAAAGAAGGGTGTTGTTCCCTCCGATGGGATGCCTGTCAGTGATCGTGCCGAAAGGTTTGCGCTCCAGATCGAGCGCGCCGTCTACGATACCCATCCCACCCAGGACTCCTACCGCAACCAGGGCAGGACTCTTGTCCACAACCTCAAGTCCAACCTCGAACTGGGATCCCGGCTGCTGGAAGGGACTCTGACACCGCCCATGCTGGCTGCCATGTCTACGGAAGAGCTGGCATCCAAGGAGCTCCAGGATCAGACAGCCGAAATGAAGGCCCGGGCCGAGAAGCAAGCCATCAAGATCACCGAGGATGTGCCCCGGATACGGAGAACGCACAAGGGCGACGAGGTGATTGGCGACGACAACTATGCCATGACCACGGAAGACATCCCGTCAGCTCCCGTGCGTCGACCTAGCGCCCCCAAGTCGGAACCTAGAGAGTCGTCGGAAGCGAGCCGTGCCAGGTCGGCATCTCGAGGGTTGGCTGTCGACACGCAGCAGTCACCCAGTCGCGCCGACTTTGATCTGAACAAGGTCTACTCCAGTGTCAAATCGCCAGCCGTTTCTCAACGCCCGGCTGCTCCCCTTGCTGCCGCGCCCGCAACCGGTCCCGGCGTGGACCCAGATGTTGATCGCAtgcttgatgatgacgggagCCAGTCACCGCCATATTCGCCAAAAGAAGAGACGGATCCGGATGTGGCGTGGCGTGGGAATCTGGTCATGAACACCATTGCCGAGTTCCAAGTCACCGCGAAGCACATTGGCGGTGCGAACCCCGGAGAGAGCGTTGGTTTAACGTGGGATAAGGTCATCCCAAAGAACATTACCGTCTGCGGGCGCATAGATGAGCAAGCAGCCAATGTGTATCTTTGCGGAATGCGCTACAGCCAAGTCTCCGAGGTCATCGTGGTGAACCTGGAGCCAACATCCCCTCAAGGCAAGGCCGGCATGCAGAAGCTTGTCGAGTATTTTGTTAACAAGAAGAGATATGGTGTGGTGGACCGCAAGGGGCTGGCAAACGTCCGAGACAGCTATCTCGTGCCCGTCCTACCCGGTGCAGGTGGCCACCCTGAGTTTATGATGAATCTGGAGGACAACTTCATCCCGCAGTCAAGAACCGAGCCGATGTTGCTCGCCGTATTTGTCTATCGATGGGAAGACGGCAAAGTACAACCAAAGGCCCCCCCAGTGCTGACGCAGGCCCCGGTTCGACACGACTACGCGCAGTCTCCTGACACACCGACTCCCACATCAGCAAGCTTCCCGCTGGCCAACCGCCAATCCAGCACAGCGCCAGCCTACTCACCCACGGTGAATTCAGGGGCATTCCCGAACTATCCGACTCCTCCCCAGAACAGCGCCACtcccctccagcagcaggtgGTGGCGCCTCCCCCACAGCCCCAAGAGCCAGCCCTGAGTCCGGAGCAGGCTCGCAGGGCGGAGTCACAGCGGCGAGGAGAGGCCGAAGCCCGGGAGGTACTTGGCCAGTACATGAGAAGTCCGACGGTTGCGTTCCTTCTTCCTCAGGCCTTTGCCATGACGCGCTCGGAGTGGGAACTCATAAGGAGGGTATACGAGCGTGAACCCAAAGCCAGAGAAGATCTGCCGTACCTTAGTCAGGTTCTGGAACGAGAGGCTCCGGTGCCTCAAAGCCAGCCCTCagggccttctcctccaccgcctccgaCGCCGTTGcagcaaccacagcaacagccacaacaaccaagGCCGCAACAGTTCCAGCCCCCtctccagcagcatcagcagcatcagcagcaacactTTCAcccgccacagcagcagcaacgccAGCCTCCGTATTCACATCTGCAGCAAGTTCAGCCGCCTCAGCCGCCTCAGCCgcctcagcagcatcagcagcatcaacagcatcagcagcatcagcagcatcagcagcaccagcagcaacaaggaGCCCAGCGATCCCCAACACAGCCACATCACCCTCAGCatcagccacagcagcagcagcagcagcagtcacaAGCAGTCCCGGTCCGGCAGACGGCCGTGCCCCCTCCGCAGATCCCACCTGTAGGGCACGCCGCGGGACCTCCGAGACAGAcgcccatcccacccccccccatcccgccACAGGCAACCGCTACGACCACGGCGGGATCGCAACCGTAGGAGGAAgtggcggcggggaggatATTGGCGACGCTCAGCACTGCTCTTGAGAAGATGTTTGACGACGCTCACGCGAGCGAACATGATTGGGAAGgaatggggttggggagttgataaaaaaaaatt contains:
- the BYE1 gene encoding Transcription factor bye1 (COG:K; EggNog:ENOG503NZY1), with amino-acid sequence MSDPEPRRSVRATKGQHKAHEQLDQLVEPPKKRTGGSKKGKKAAPEPEEPEEEIIRCVCGATEQDEDSGEAWIACDTCTAWQHNICMGVSQFAEDIPKNYFCEQCKPENHKELLASMERGEKLWETRRKNYEEEKTKKKKGTKKGKKRTSDLKEEASRTPQQSPPPPPPPAPEPKKEKETKASGQKRKTADGAQEKENKKLRKVTETQSVPVSTPAYTPPADLPSKATELPDSRQGVAKALVKSLVHSLGAAEKKGVVPSDGMPVSDRAERFALQIERAVYDTHPTQDSYRNQGRTLVHNLKSNLELGSRLLEGTLTPPMLAAMSTEELASKELQDQTAEMKARAEKQAIKITEDVPRIRRTHKGDEVIGDDNYAMTTEDIPSAPVRRPSAPKSEPRESSEASRARSASRGLAVDTQQSPSRADFDLNKVYSSVKSPAVSQRPAAPLAAAPATGPGVDPDVDRMLDDDGSQSPPYSPKEETDPDVAWRGNLVMNTIAEFQVTAKHIGGANPGESVGLTWDKVIPKNITVCGRIDEQAANVYLCGMRYSQVSEVIVVNLEPTSPQGKAGMQKLVEYFVNKKRYGVVDRKGLANVRDSYLVPVLPGAGGHPEFMMNLEDNFIPQSRTEPMLLAVFVYRWEDGKVQPKAPPVLTQAPVRHDYAQSPDTPTPTSASFPLANRQSSTAPAYSPTVNSGAFPNYPTPPQNSATPLQQQVVAPPPQPQEPALSPEQARRAESQRRGEAEAREVLGQYMRSPTVAFLLPQAFAMTRSEWELIRRVYEREPKAREDLPYLSQVLEREAPEEVAAGRILATLSTALEKMFDDAHASEHDWEGMGLGS